One Telluria mixta DNA window includes the following coding sequences:
- a CDS encoding ABC transporter permease subunit: MALLTFDTVHKPRQSYASMAVLLAVMLIFPFVAAQFGNSWVRILDMALLYIMLALGLNIVVGFAGLLDLGYIAFFAVGAYLTGLFASPQFAALLESVVNYHPELQDAIVRTFGEDVRTNGIHLSVWFVVPLAGLVAALFGALLGAPTLKLRGDYLAIVTLGFGEIIRIFMNNLNDPINFTNGPQGINLIDPIRIFGVSLAGEAGSRATVYIGGFGMPSVNAYYFLFLLLCIVTIFMTSRLQHSRLGRAWVAIREDEIAAKAMGINTRNVKLLAFSMGASFGGVAGAMFAAFQGFVSPESFSLTESIAVLAMVVLGGIGHIPGVVMGGVLLAALPEVLRHVVEPAQQALFGKVVIEAEVLRQLLYGLAMVLIMLNRPAGLWPSPVKEDRPAAALAKEEKEESEA, translated from the coding sequence ATGGCTCTCCTCACTTTCGACACCGTCCACAAACCGCGCCAGTCGTACGCCAGCATGGCCGTGCTGCTGGCCGTGATGCTCATCTTCCCATTCGTGGCCGCCCAGTTCGGCAACTCGTGGGTGCGCATCCTCGACATGGCGCTGCTGTACATCATGCTGGCGCTGGGCCTGAACATCGTCGTCGGCTTCGCCGGCCTGCTCGACCTGGGCTACATCGCGTTCTTCGCCGTCGGCGCGTACCTGACGGGCCTGTTCGCATCGCCGCAGTTCGCCGCGCTGCTGGAATCCGTCGTGAACTACCACCCCGAACTGCAGGACGCCATCGTGCGCACCTTCGGCGAGGACGTGCGCACGAACGGCATCCATTTGTCGGTCTGGTTCGTCGTCCCGTTGGCGGGGCTCGTGGCCGCGCTGTTCGGCGCGCTGCTGGGCGCCCCGACGCTGAAACTGCGCGGCGACTATCTCGCGATCGTCACCCTGGGCTTCGGCGAGATCATCCGGATCTTCATGAACAACCTGAACGATCCGATCAATTTCACCAACGGCCCGCAAGGCATCAACCTGATCGATCCGATCCGGATCTTCGGCGTGTCGCTGGCCGGCGAGGCGGGGTCCCGCGCGACGGTGTACATCGGCGGCTTCGGCATGCCGTCCGTGAATGCCTATTACTTCCTGTTCCTGCTGCTGTGCATCGTGACGATCTTCATGACGAGCCGCCTGCAGCATTCGCGCCTGGGCCGCGCCTGGGTCGCGATCCGCGAAGACGAGATCGCCGCGAAGGCGATGGGCATCAACACCCGCAACGTGAAACTGCTCGCGTTCTCGATGGGCGCGTCGTTCGGCGGCGTGGCGGGCGCCATGTTCGCGGCGTTCCAGGGCTTTGTCTCACCGGAATCGTTCTCGCTGACGGAATCCATCGCCGTGCTGGCGATGGTTGTGCTGGGCGGTATCGGCCACATTCCCGGTGTCGTGATGGGCGGCGTGTTGCTGGCCGCGTTGCCGGAAGTGCTGCGCCACGTCGTCGAGCCGGCGCAGCAGGCGCTGTTCGGCAAGGTCGTCATCGAAGCCGAGGTGTTGCGCCAGCTGCTGTACGGCCTGGCGATGGTCCTGATCATGCTGAACCGTCCGGCGGGCCTGTGGCCGTCGCCCGTGAAGGAAGACCGCCCGGCGGCCGCCCTCGCCAAGGAAGAGAAAGAAGAGAGCGAAGCATGA
- a CDS encoding ABC transporter ATP-binding protein — MSDILLNISGVNKRFGGLQALTDVGIKIMKGQIYGLIGPNGAGKTTFFNVITGLYQPDTGTFELDGKPYSPSAPHAVAKAGIARTFQNIRLFGEMSALENVMVGRHVRTHQGVFGAIFRHGAARREEAAIRARAQELLDFVGIGQFAQRTARFLSYGDQRRLEIARALATEPKLLALDEPAAGMNATEKVALRELLVKIQGAGVTILLIEHDVKLMMGLCDRISVLEYGKLIAEGLPAEIQKNQAVIEAYLGGAH, encoded by the coding sequence ATGAGCGACATCCTGCTGAACATCTCCGGCGTCAACAAACGCTTCGGCGGCCTGCAGGCCCTGACGGACGTCGGCATCAAGATCATGAAAGGCCAGATCTACGGCCTGATCGGCCCGAACGGCGCCGGCAAGACCACGTTCTTCAACGTGATCACGGGCCTGTATCAACCGGACACGGGCACGTTCGAGCTGGACGGCAAGCCGTATTCGCCGTCCGCGCCGCATGCCGTCGCCAAGGCGGGCATCGCGCGCACGTTCCAGAATATCCGCCTGTTCGGTGAAATGTCCGCGCTGGAAAACGTGATGGTCGGGCGCCACGTGCGCACGCACCAGGGCGTGTTCGGCGCCATCTTCCGCCACGGCGCCGCGCGCCGGGAAGAGGCCGCGATCCGCGCCCGCGCGCAGGAGCTGCTGGACTTCGTCGGCATCGGGCAATTTGCCCAGCGCACGGCGCGCTTCCTGTCGTACGGCGACCAGCGCCGCCTGGAAATCGCGCGCGCACTGGCGACGGAACCGAAGCTGCTCGCGCTGGACGAGCCCGCGGCCGGCATGAATGCGACGGAAAAGGTCGCGCTGCGCGAGCTGCTGGTCAAGATCCAGGGCGCGGGCGTCACGATCCTGCTGATCGAACACGACGTGAAACTCATGATGGGGCTGTGCGACCGCATTTCGGTGCTGGAGTACGGCAAACTGATCGCGGAAGGGCTGCCGGCCGAGATCCAGAAGAACCAGGCCGTCATCGAAGCCTATCTAGGAGGTGCCCACTGA
- a CDS encoding ABC transporter ATP-binding protein, which translates to MADNVLKISGLKVAYGGIKAVKGIDLEVNRGELVTLIGANGAGKTTTLKAITGTLPPCKVEGTITYLGQALNANKSFKLVEQKLAMVPEGRGVFTRMTIHENLLMGAYTRNDKAGIEADVEKWYTVFPRLKERSGQLAGTLSGGEQQMLAMARALMCHPTLLLLDEPSMGLAPIMVEKIFEVIRDVSKQGITVLLVEQNAKLALQAAHRAYVMESGAITMTGNAQDMLNDPRVQAAYLGE; encoded by the coding sequence ATGGCCGATAATGTTTTGAAAATTTCCGGCCTGAAGGTGGCGTACGGCGGCATCAAGGCCGTCAAAGGGATCGACCTGGAAGTCAACCGCGGCGAACTCGTCACGCTGATCGGCGCCAACGGCGCGGGCAAGACGACCACGCTGAAAGCGATCACGGGCACGCTCCCGCCATGCAAGGTGGAAGGCACGATCACTTATCTCGGCCAGGCGCTGAACGCAAATAAATCGTTCAAGCTCGTCGAGCAGAAGCTGGCCATGGTGCCGGAAGGCCGCGGCGTGTTCACGCGCATGACCATCCACGAAAACCTGCTGATGGGCGCCTACACGCGCAACGACAAGGCCGGCATCGAGGCCGACGTCGAGAAGTGGTACACGGTGTTCCCGCGCCTGAAAGAACGCTCCGGCCAGCTGGCCGGGACGCTGTCCGGCGGCGAGCAGCAGATGCTGGCGATGGCGCGCGCGCTGATGTGCCATCCGACCCTGCTGCTGCTGGACGAGCCGTCGATGGGGCTCGCGCCGATCATGGTCGAAAAGATCTTCGAGGTGATCCGCGACGTGTCGAAGCAGGGCATCACGGTCCTGCTCGTGGAACAGAACGCGAAGCTGGCGCTGCAGGCGGCGCACCGCGCCTACGTGATGGAATCCGGCGCGATCACCATGACGGGGAATGCGCAGGACATGTTGAACGATCCGCGGGTGCAGGCGGCGTACCTCGGAGAATAG
- the phaP gene encoding TIGR01841 family phasin (Members of this family are phasins (small proteins associated with inclusions such as PHA granules). Note that several different families of phasins have been named PhaP despite very little sequence similarity to each other.): MFAFPEQFSNATKANLESQFALFSALTSKTFEGVEKLVDLNINTVKAALEDSSATTRQLLAVKDAQEFFAVSASQAQPAAEKALAYSRQVASIAADTGAEFSKAAESQFAEVNRKVISLVDEVTKNAPAGSETYVSALKTAISNANAGYEQFTKTTKQAVEAIESNLNAAVSQFTQATRKAGAAANSAAAA; encoded by the coding sequence ATGTTTGCATTCCCTGAGCAGTTTTCGAACGCGACCAAAGCCAACCTCGAATCCCAGTTCGCCCTGTTTTCGGCCCTGACCTCCAAGACTTTCGAAGGCGTGGAGAAGCTGGTGGACCTGAACATCAACACCGTCAAGGCCGCCCTCGAGGACTCGTCGGCAACCACGCGTCAGCTGCTGGCTGTCAAGGATGCCCAGGAATTCTTCGCCGTGTCGGCTTCGCAAGCCCAACCGGCTGCTGAAAAAGCCCTGGCCTACAGCCGCCAGGTGGCATCGATCGCCGCCGACACCGGCGCCGAATTCTCGAAAGCTGCCGAAAGCCAGTTCGCTGAAGTCAACCGCAAGGTGATCTCGCTGGTCGACGAAGTGACCAAGAACGCCCCGGCCGGTTCGGAGACCTATGTCTCGGCCCTGAAAACCGCCATCAGCAACGCCAATGCCGGCTACGAACAGTTCACCAAGACGACCAAGCAGGCCGTCGAGGCGATCGAATCGAACCTGAACGCCGCCGTATCGCAGTTCACGCAAGCCACCCGCAAGGCTGGCGCTGCCGCCAACTCGGCTGCTGCTGCCTAA
- a CDS encoding DMT family transporter, giving the protein MIIQPMPLFFVVLWSTGFIAAKYGLPYAPPMSFLILRCLGAVLILLPVVLLTGAAWPRGRIRHVAVAGLLLQAGYLGGVWGAIKLGMPAGLSALIVGMQPILTAIAAPLIGEKVRPRQWLGLGLGLCGVGLVVAAKIHLNGLSPAAIALCVLALLSITAGTMYQKRFCPTFDLRTGTVIQYATSVLALLPFAVLLEGFGPRLENIHWTPQFVGALLWAILALSIGAIFLLFRLISRNDATRVTSLLYLTPPTTALMAWLMFGEKLNILGLAGMVVAVLGVAFVVKK; this is encoded by the coding sequence ATGATCATTCAACCGATGCCGCTGTTTTTCGTTGTCCTTTGGAGCACCGGTTTCATTGCCGCGAAATACGGCTTGCCGTACGCGCCGCCGATGTCCTTTCTCATCCTGCGTTGCCTGGGCGCCGTCCTGATCCTGCTGCCCGTCGTACTGTTGACGGGTGCCGCCTGGCCGCGTGGGCGCATCCGCCACGTAGCGGTGGCCGGGCTGCTGCTGCAGGCGGGCTACCTCGGCGGTGTATGGGGCGCGATCAAGCTGGGCATGCCGGCCGGGCTGTCCGCGCTGATCGTGGGCATGCAGCCGATCCTCACGGCCATCGCCGCGCCATTGATCGGCGAAAAGGTCCGGCCGCGCCAATGGCTGGGGCTGGGACTGGGCCTGTGCGGGGTCGGCCTCGTGGTCGCCGCGAAGATCCACCTGAACGGATTGTCGCCGGCCGCGATCGCGCTGTGCGTGCTGGCCCTGTTGTCCATCACGGCGGGCACGATGTACCAGAAACGCTTCTGTCCGACATTCGACCTGCGCACCGGCACCGTGATCCAGTACGCGACGTCCGTGCTCGCACTGCTGCCGTTTGCCGTGCTGCTGGAAGGTTTTGGGCCGCGCCTGGAAAACATCCACTGGACGCCGCAATTCGTGGGGGCGCTGCTGTGGGCGATCCTGGCGCTGTCGATCGGCGCCATCTTCCTGCTGTTCCGCCTCATCAGCCGCAACGACGCGACCCGCGTGACGAGTCTGCTGTACCTGACGCCGCCCACCACCGCCCTGATGGCCTGGCTGATGTTCGGCGAGAAGCTGAACATCCTTGGCCTGGCGGGCATGGTCGTCGCGGTACTGGGCGTCGCATTCGTCGTCAAAAAATAA
- a CDS encoding nitroreductase, protein MISNEQQRAVDAAITSRRSIRAYLETPVAREDIEAILEVAARAPSGTNTQPWKVHVLTGAAKERLSDRILAAYADPVQNREHVEEYAYYPREWVSPFVDRRRKVGWDLYALLGLTRDNKAGMAAQHGRNYRFFDAPVGMIFTIDRIMEQGSWLDYGMFLQNIMVAARGRGLDTCPQAAFTQFHRIISDELGLPENEMVVCGMALGFADPGKVENTLVTEREPLSSFTRFLD, encoded by the coding sequence ATGATCAGCAACGAACAACAACGCGCGGTGGACGCCGCCATCACCTCGCGGCGGTCGATCCGCGCCTACCTGGAGACTCCGGTCGCGCGCGAGGATATCGAAGCCATCCTGGAAGTGGCGGCGCGCGCGCCGTCCGGCACGAACACGCAGCCGTGGAAGGTGCACGTACTGACGGGGGCGGCAAAAGAACGGCTGTCCGACCGCATCCTGGCCGCCTATGCGGACCCGGTGCAGAACCGCGAGCACGTCGAGGAGTACGCGTACTATCCGCGCGAATGGGTGTCGCCGTTCGTCGACCGGCGCCGCAAGGTCGGCTGGGACCTGTATGCGCTGCTGGGTCTCACGCGCGACAACAAGGCCGGCATGGCGGCCCAGCACGGCCGCAACTACCGCTTCTTCGATGCGCCCGTCGGCATGATCTTCACCATCGACCGCATCATGGAGCAGGGCTCCTGGCTCGACTATGGCATGTTCCTGCAGAACATCATGGTCGCCGCGCGCGGCCGCGGGCTCGACACGTGTCCGCAGGCCGCGTTCACGCAATTCCACCGCATCATTTCCGATGAGCTCGGTCTGCCCGAGAACGAGATGGTCGTGTGCGGCATGGCACTGGGGTTCGCCGACCCCGGCAAGGTGGAAAATACGCTCGTCACGGAACGCGAACCCCTCTCGTCGTTCACCCGTTTCCTGGACTAG
- the pbpG gene encoding D-alanyl-D-alanine endopeptidase: MLKLALAAAISMMFVLEPAAAATKHKGHAAATKRVKAKRTNLAKVIADDNRQRMVRRIEMVHGKRRVVIQRVRRAAPAVAMLSAGDIAGLSRTHDPLDLRSNVAYVLDQQSSEVLFEKNAAVALPIASITKLMTGLLVVEAHQDLDEVLTVTEADVDRHKFTSSRLPVGARMTRGNLLHIALMSSENRAAAALGRNYPGGITAFVEAMNAKARELGMNDTHYVDSSGLSSQNISSARDLAKLVKVAHQEPLLRQYTTDPNYVVQASGRALQYHNTNYLVASPDWNIGLQKTGFINEAGRCLVMQAMIQGRNVIMVFLDSKGKQSRTADAGRMRRWLEALKPAGVPATAATGVPVTVSATVPATVSAAATAPVVQ; the protein is encoded by the coding sequence ATGCTTAAGCTCGCGTTGGCAGCCGCCATTTCCATGATGTTCGTGCTCGAACCCGCCGCAGCCGCGACCAAGCACAAGGGGCATGCGGCCGCGACCAAGCGGGTCAAGGCCAAGCGCACCAACCTGGCCAAGGTCATCGCGGACGACAACCGCCAGCGCATGGTGCGCCGGATCGAGATGGTGCACGGCAAGCGCCGCGTCGTCATCCAGCGCGTCCGCCGCGCCGCGCCCGCCGTCGCCATGCTCAGCGCCGGCGACATCGCCGGCCTGAGCCGCACGCACGATCCGCTCGACCTGCGCTCGAACGTCGCCTACGTGCTGGACCAGCAGAGCTCGGAAGTACTGTTCGAAAAGAATGCCGCCGTCGCGCTGCCGATCGCCTCCATCACCAAGCTGATGACGGGCCTGCTCGTCGTCGAGGCCCATCAGGACCTGGACGAAGTGCTGACGGTCACCGAGGCCGACGTCGACCGCCACAAATTCACCAGCTCCCGCCTGCCCGTCGGCGCCCGCATGACGCGCGGCAACCTGCTGCACATCGCGCTGATGAGCTCGGAAAACCGCGCCGCCGCGGCGCTGGGCCGCAATTATCCGGGCGGGATCACGGCCTTCGTCGAAGCGATGAATGCGAAGGCGCGCGAACTCGGCATGAACGATACGCATTATGTGGATTCGAGCGGCCTGTCGAGCCAGAACATCTCGAGCGCGCGCGATCTGGCCAAGCTCGTCAAGGTGGCGCACCAGGAACCGCTGCTGCGCCAGTACACGACGGATCCGAACTACGTCGTCCAGGCCAGCGGCCGGGCGCTGCAGTATCACAACACCAACTACCTTGTCGCTTCGCCCGACTGGAACATCGGCCTGCAGAAGACGGGCTTCATCAACGAAGCGGGGCGCTGCCTCGTGATGCAGGCCATGATCCAGGGCCGCAACGTGATCATGGTGTTCCTCGATTCGAAGGGCAAGCAGTCGCGCACGGCCGATGCGGGCCGCATGCGCCGCTGGCTCGAAGCGCTCAAGCCGGCCGGCGTGCCCGCCACGGCCGCCACCGGCGTGCCTGTCACCGTGTCGGCGACGGTGCCGGCGACGGTCTCCGCCGCAGCGACCGCGCCGGTCGTTCAGTAA
- a CDS encoding IclR family transcriptional regulator has protein sequence MKMETPEPAKTSIQVIERMVALLDVLASYPDPVSLKELSKISGLHPSTAHRILNDMVVTRFVDRVEPGTYRLGMRLLELGNVVKSRLSVREAAVDLMRALHNKTKQTVNLSVRQGDEIVYIDRAFSERSGMQVVRAIGGRGPLHLTSTGKLFLSIDEPKAIRAYATRTGLAGHNKNSITDLTRLERELSLVRARGYARDNEELELGVRCMAAGIHDDSGKLVAGLSISAPADRLQDEWLEDLVNTAAQISATLGHRVGGAV, from the coding sequence ATGAAAATGGAAACCCCTGAACCGGCGAAGACTTCCATCCAGGTGATCGAGCGCATGGTGGCGCTGCTCGACGTACTGGCCAGTTATCCCGACCCCGTGAGCCTGAAAGAGTTGTCGAAGATCTCGGGCCTGCACCCGTCGACGGCGCACCGCATCCTGAACGACATGGTCGTGACGCGGTTCGTCGACCGCGTGGAACCGGGCACCTACCGTCTCGGCATGCGGCTGCTCGAACTGGGCAACGTGGTCAAGAGCCGGCTGTCCGTGCGCGAGGCGGCAGTCGACCTGATGCGGGCGCTGCACAACAAGACCAAGCAGACCGTCAACCTGTCGGTGCGCCAGGGCGACGAGATCGTCTACATCGACCGCGCCTTTTCCGAGCGTTCCGGCATGCAGGTCGTGCGCGCGATCGGTGGCCGCGGCCCGTTGCACCTGACGTCGACCGGCAAGCTGTTCTTGTCGATCGACGAACCGAAGGCGATCCGCGCGTATGCCACGCGCACGGGCCTCGCGGGCCACAACAAGAACTCGATCACGGACCTGACGCGCCTGGAGCGCGAACTGTCGCTCGTGCGCGCACGCGGCTATGCGCGCGACAACGAGGAACTGGAGCTGGGCGTGCGCTGCATGGCGGCCGGCATCCACGACGACAGCGGCAAGCTGGTCGCGGGCCTGTCGATCTCGGCGCCGGCGGACCGCCTGCAGGACGAATGGCTGGAAGACCTGGTGAACACGGCCGCGCAGATTTCCGCGACCCTGGGCCACCGCGTCGGTGGCGCGGTCTGA
- a CDS encoding diacylglycerol kinase has translation MDQPSSEFKSKGGLGRIAGAFRYSMQGFQTAWKNEHAFRQEVMVAVPLTVVALLLKISAFQKLALIAVLGLVLLVELINAAIEAVVDRVSLERHPLSKAAKDLGSAAVALAITMAGATWAVVLYNRFF, from the coding sequence ATGGATCAACCGAGCAGCGAGTTCAAGAGTAAGGGCGGCCTGGGCCGTATTGCGGGCGCGTTCCGCTATTCGATGCAGGGCTTCCAGACCGCCTGGAAGAACGAGCACGCGTTCCGGCAGGAGGTGATGGTCGCGGTGCCGCTCACCGTCGTCGCGCTGCTGCTGAAGATCTCGGCCTTCCAGAAACTGGCGCTGATCGCCGTGCTGGGACTCGTGCTGCTCGTGGAACTGATCAACGCGGCCATCGAGGCCGTCGTCGACCGCGTCTCGCTGGAGCGCCATCCGCTGTCCAAGGCCGCCAAGGACTTGGGCAGCGCCGCGGTGGCGCTGGCGATCACGATGGCGGGCGCAACCTGGGCCGTCGTCCTGTACAACCGCTTTTTCTGA
- a CDS encoding peroxiredoxin: MTLRLGDTAPDFEQDSTIGRIRFHEWAGDSWVVLFSHPADFTPVCTTELGLTAKLKPEFDKRNVKAIALSVDPAEQHKAWIKDIEETQQTVVGFPIIADADKSVSTLYDMIHPNQSATATVRSLFVIDPAKKVRLIITYPMSTGRNFDEVLRVIDALQLTDGYTVATPGNWKDGDDVIIPLTIQDPEQLKQKYPKGFNAPKPYLRLTPQPNK, translated from the coding sequence ATGACTTTACGCCTGGGCGACACGGCTCCGGATTTCGAACAGGATTCCACCATCGGCCGCATCCGCTTCCACGAGTGGGCGGGCGATTCCTGGGTGGTGCTGTTCTCGCACCCGGCCGACTTCACGCCGGTGTGCACGACCGAGCTGGGCCTGACCGCGAAACTGAAGCCGGAATTCGACAAGCGCAACGTCAAGGCGATCGCGCTGTCCGTCGACCCGGCCGAGCAGCACAAGGCATGGATCAAGGATATCGAGGAAACCCAGCAGACCGTCGTCGGCTTCCCGATCATCGCCGATGCCGATAAATCGGTATCGACGCTGTACGACATGATCCACCCGAACCAGTCGGCCACCGCGACCGTGCGCTCGCTGTTCGTGATCGATCCGGCCAAGAAAGTGCGCCTGATCATCACCTACCCGATGAGCACTGGCCGCAACTTCGACGAAGTGCTGCGCGTGATCGACGCCCTGCAACTGACCGACGGCTATACCGTGGCGACGCCGGGCAACTGGAAAGATGGCGACGACGTGATCATCCCGCTGACCATTCAGGATCCGGAGCAGCTGAAGCAGAAATATCCGAAGGGTTTCAATGCACCGAAGCCGTATCTCCGTCTGACCCCGCAGCCAAATAAATAA
- a CDS encoding sulfite exporter TauE/SafE family protein — MSIQYILSGFAVGLLVGMTGVGGGSLMTPLLTLLFGVTPSVAVGTDLAFASITKTAGTVTHRVRGTVHWDIVGRLCLGALPAAIVATLALQYFGPLNASLGKVIRYSIAVSVLLTVVAILFRGKMLAWVNAKPSRQLQGRSLVVATVVSGAVLGTLVTVSSIGAGAIGATLLVMLYPRLTPAEVAGTDIAYAVPLTAIAAFGHWWLGSINWALLSALLVGSLPGITIGSWAARAVPEKVLRGLLAMTLAGVAVKLLH; from the coding sequence ATGTCCATTCAATACATTCTGTCGGGATTCGCCGTTGGCCTGCTGGTCGGCATGACCGGGGTCGGCGGCGGTTCGCTGATGACGCCGCTGTTGACGCTGCTGTTCGGCGTCACGCCATCCGTGGCCGTCGGCACCGACCTCGCCTTCGCCTCGATCACCAAGACCGCCGGCACCGTCACCCACCGTGTACGCGGGACCGTGCACTGGGACATCGTCGGCCGCCTGTGCCTCGGGGCGCTGCCGGCCGCCATCGTCGCGACGCTCGCCCTGCAATATTTCGGGCCGCTCAATGCGTCCCTCGGCAAGGTCATCCGCTATTCGATCGCCGTGTCCGTGCTGCTGACCGTCGTCGCCATCCTGTTCCGCGGCAAGATGCTCGCCTGGGTCAACGCCAAGCCGTCGCGCCAGCTGCAGGGTCGCAGCCTCGTCGTTGCCACGGTCGTGTCCGGCGCGGTGCTGGGTACGCTCGTGACGGTCTCGTCGATCGGCGCCGGTGCGATCGGCGCCACGCTGCTCGTCATGCTGTACCCGCGCCTCACGCCGGCCGAGGTGGCCGGCACCGACATCGCCTATGCCGTGCCGCTGACCGCGATCGCGGCGTTCGGCCACTGGTGGCTGGGCTCGATCAACTGGGCGCTGTTGTCGGCGCTGCTCGTCGGCTCGCTGCCCGGGATCACGATCGGCTCATGGGCCGCCCGGGCCGTTCCCGAGAAAGTATTGCGGGGATTGTTGGCGATGACACTGGCGGGAGTGGCGGTCAAGCTGCTCCACTAA
- the cysT gene encoding sulfate ABC transporter permease subunit CysT: protein MTTLLSRNSANRVIPGFGLSLGFTIFYLALLVLIPLSAIFLKTFTMSWDAFVSAVTSPRVMASYRLSFGAALIGAGINVVFGGIVAWVLVRYQFPGKRFVDALVDLPFALPTAVAGITLTSLYSSNGWIGKHLEPLGIKVAFTPLGVVIALTFIGLPFVVRTVQPVLEDAERELEEAAASLGASPWQTFTRVILPSVVPALLTGFALAFARATGEYGSVIFIAGNMPMISEITPLFIITKLEQYDYTGATAIAVVMLLVSFILLLAINLLQAWARKRAGK, encoded by the coding sequence ATGACCACTTTACTATCCCGTAACAGCGCCAACCGGGTGATCCCCGGGTTCGGGCTCTCGCTCGGGTTCACGATTTTCTATCTGGCGCTGCTGGTGCTGATCCCGCTGTCGGCCATCTTCCTGAAGACGTTCACGATGAGCTGGGATGCCTTCGTGAGCGCCGTGACGTCGCCGCGCGTCATGGCGTCGTACCGCCTGAGCTTCGGCGCCGCGCTGATCGGCGCCGGGATCAACGTCGTGTTCGGGGGCATCGTCGCGTGGGTGCTCGTGCGTTACCAGTTCCCCGGCAAGCGCTTCGTCGATGCGCTCGTCGACCTGCCGTTCGCGCTGCCGACCGCCGTCGCCGGCATCACGTTGACGTCGCTGTATTCGTCCAACGGCTGGATCGGCAAGCACCTGGAGCCGCTCGGCATCAAGGTCGCGTTCACGCCGCTGGGCGTCGTCATCGCGCTGACCTTCATCGGCCTGCCGTTCGTCGTGCGCACGGTGCAGCCGGTGCTGGAAGACGCGGAGCGCGAACTGGAAGAAGCGGCCGCCAGCCTGGGTGCCAGCCCGTGGCAGACCTTTACCCGCGTGATCCTGCCGAGCGTCGTGCCGGCGCTGCTGACGGGCTTCGCCCTCGCGTTCGCCCGCGCCACCGGCGAGTACGGCTCGGTCATCTTCATCGCCGGCAACATGCCGATGATCTCCGAGATCACGCCGCTGTTCATCATCACCAAGCTGGAGCAGTACGACTACACGGGCGCCACGGCCATCGCCGTCGTGATGCTGCTCGTGTCGTTCATCCTCCTGCTGGCCATCAACCTGCTGCAGGCCTGGGCGCGCAAGCGTGCGGGCAAATAA
- the cysW gene encoding sulfate ABC transporter permease subunit CysW, whose translation MSAVLDNHLKDKAAVVAQAPRKATNTLEPSWVRYALIAVALLFLTLFLFVPLVAVFTEALKKGWDTYKEAVIDPDALSAIKLTFIAAGIAVPLNLVFGVAAAWTIAKFDFPGKSILLSLIDLPFSVSPVIAGLIYVLLFGSQGWFGPWLMDHDIKILFAVPGIVLATIFVTFPFVARELIPLMQAQGSEEEEAALVLGASGWKTFFKVTLPNIKWGLLYGVILCNARAMGEFGAVSVVSGHIRGETNTMPLQVEILYNEYNFTAAFAIASLLALLALVTLAVKTFIEWRMHQARKASVQDHTTE comes from the coding sequence ATGAGTGCCGTTCTCGACAATCACCTGAAAGACAAGGCGGCGGTCGTCGCCCAGGCGCCGCGCAAGGCCACCAATACGCTGGAGCCAAGCTGGGTGCGCTATGCGCTGATCGCCGTGGCGCTGCTGTTCCTCACGCTGTTCCTGTTCGTGCCGCTCGTGGCCGTGTTCACCGAAGCCCTGAAGAAGGGCTGGGACACGTACAAGGAAGCCGTCATCGATCCGGACGCGCTGTCCGCCATCAAGCTGACATTCATCGCCGCCGGCATCGCCGTGCCGCTGAACCTCGTGTTCGGCGTGGCCGCCGCGTGGACCATCGCCAAGTTCGACTTCCCCGGCAAGAGCATCCTGCTGTCGCTGATCGACCTGCCGTTCTCCGTGTCGCCCGTGATCGCGGGCCTGATCTATGTGCTGCTGTTCGGTTCGCAGGGCTGGTTCGGCCCGTGGCTGATGGACCACGACATCAAGATCCTGTTCGCCGTGCCGGGCATCGTGCTGGCGACCATCTTCGTCACGTTCCCGTTCGTCGCCCGCGAACTGATCCCGCTGATGCAGGCGCAGGGCAGCGAAGAGGAAGAGGCGGCCCTCGTGCTGGGCGCGTCCGGCTGGAAGACCTTCTTCAAGGTCACGCTCCCGAACATCAAGTGGGGCCTGCTGTACGGCGTGATCCTCTGTAACGCCCGGGCGATGGGCGAGTTCGGCGCCGTGTCGGTCGTCTCCGGCCACATCCGCGGCGAGACGAACACGATGCCGCTGCAGGTCGAGATCCTCTACAACGAATACAACTTCACCGCCGCGTTCGCGATCGCGTCGCTGCTGGCACTGCTGGCCCTCGTGACCCTGGCGGTGAAAACCTTTATCGAATGGCGCATGCACCAGGCCCGGAAGGCCAGCGTGCAGGACCACACCACGGAGTAA